The following nucleotide sequence is from Streptomyces sp. NBC_00237.
AGCACCGGGGCTACGAAACTCGCCCCGAACATGGCGACCACATGCTGCGCACCCAACCCCGCCGTCCTCGGCCACGACAGCCGTTCGTCGGGTCGGACGACGGCTCCGGGCGCGGGATTGCGCCCGTCGCCGTGCAAGGTCCAGCGGACGCCGAGGCCCATGGATGTGCTCCCGTTCAGCTCTGTACTGCTCTGCAAGTGATCCCGCCCGGTCAAGATCGATCGAGCAGGATCAAATGCTATGGCTGAAAAGGGGCACTCACTCCCCGGAGAGGGGCCCGCGTCTCCGGGAGGGAAGTCCCTACTTTCCGGCGGGTTCCAGCGGAGCCGCCTCCCGTCCCGCCCCGCGCAGCACCTGAGCACCCACCACCAGCCCGAACGCCAGCACCGTCACCAGCCCGAACGACACCACCAGCGACGTCGCGTCCGCGACCGCCCCGATCGCCGACGGGGCGATCAGGCCCGAGGTGTACGTGATCGTGGCGACGCCCGCGATGGCCTGGCTGGGGTTGGGTCCGCTGCGGCCCGCCGCCGCGAACGCCAGCGGTACGACGACCGCCACCCCGAGCCCGATCAGGGCGAACCCGGTCAGTGCCAGCGGGACGTTGGGGGCGAAGACGACCAGCAGCCCGCCGACCGTGGCCGCCACTCCGCCGACCCGCACCGTCGGCACCGGGCCGAACCGGTCCACCACCTTGTCGCCCGCCAGCCGCGCGATCGCCATCGTCAGGGCGAACGCCGTCGTCGAAGCCGCCGCGATGCCCGGGTCCGTCGACAGGACGTCCCGCAGGTACACCGCCGACCAGTCCAGGCTCGCCCCTTCCGCGAACACCGCGCAGAAACCCACCGCACCGATGATCAGCGCCGACCTCGGCGGCAGCGTGAAGTGCGGCGGCGCCTCCTCCTCCGGCGCACTGCGCAG
It contains:
- a CDS encoding MFS transporter — translated: MEFGTERVKRARYAIAAVFCVHGAVTGSFATRIPWIQDHASISAGQLGLALAFPAIGASVAMPVAGAITHRLGARNALRGLLALWTLALTLPSLAPNVWTLCAVLFVYGATAGMSDVAMNALGVEVENRLGKSIMSGLHGMWSLGALIGSAGGTLAAHLGSDARVHHLIAAVVLTALGLAACQGVLDLRSAPEEEAPPHFTLPPRSALIIGAVGFCAVFAEGASLDWSAVYLRDVLSTDPGIAAASTTAFALTMAIARLAGDKVVDRFGPVPTVRVGGVAATVGGLLVVFAPNVPLALTGFALIGLGVAVVVPLAFAAAGRSGPNPSQAIAGVATITYTSGLIAPSAIGAVADATSLVVSFGLVTVLAFGLVVGAQVLRGAGREAAPLEPAGK